From the genome of Argentina anserina chromosome 4, drPotAnse1.1, whole genome shotgun sequence, one region includes:
- the LOC126791194 gene encoding uncharacterized protein LOC126791194: protein MFLNGLSLWDADYDAAPMEPNPPLHSRIQIPPLSDEKAKGGGYVDELLVQDTEVIAVEDVFDTDMVCLAGETQVADLCGETQLLEEFSCFGDMETQLVDLDDRVASDSEGEEESDATRVLDVDKDGSEGVSVRRGGGRLGDEGRNQCGGGCEDGEKRLMQEESHLVEEPSNAGVHVSVETPVVEESPELKPGYVRMHFTSVRAQSLRASGLAARNKSGSRSLPCSNHSLEQLATTGGSEVDQENDMGRNDDNIKSSRVSSWTVRELFTDNPDSENEGVYHESNDFEGEDLLQFPSCDWAGLSYADSQEPGELSQANALNFVDKFLQDNAEDLDKEGDCRKSSKKNSKSVPSAKGPQALAKKANDISLVTDAGIYEWDDNREDEGGGELFCRKRTDFFGGGNHGSKSLPQARKAKRLRAEELDDNKQISQGKNKKFGVYHSDSKLLVQNSISSEMMESEDEMRHKRNLTNEFNEEFNICSTRGQLDAHHNKTLVPGMLNVGLDTQIAAEAMEALFNGEGIPNCEANDAIHRNSPEGSMGKKTTNISVKKPPPRKRAHLNDAGAASRESQQAKKTRRGDANSIRKQGSKKQNLQHCGTFAPIARRTRQSILVNQLNKSDNPSIGCGEESNYVMEDVAGVQLSFKSSKLGNDQASRVGISKQNQHANVNAVGDGIHFDGLSFPRGRRSQRNLSSKVHGPDNLDDSPVPSPQLEKFGDYVSRRKRSQDARLTTVDNAFKRVTRSSKCGSLVEKNLEGYFAKKNFDEGGSDDAALHCNSSHNDGKMISENVIVEKTVRVPGRLSNPSPSSVRMRDKSPRQKGGCQQSDAACATPINRNNVAVNDVSPVCMGNEYFKQSCKRSLSRPSLLKELRDLSPLEHEPTSASKDSRRKRDMTNVRVLYSRHLDKDIIKQQNKVLGRLEVSVATSMTDATHFIADQFVRTRNMLEAIASGKPVVTHLWLESCGQANCFIDEKDYILRDTKKEKEFGFSMPSSLARACQYPLLKDRKVFITPNTKPGKEIISSLVRAVNGQAVERIGRSALKADQSPDNLLVLSCEEDYEICVPLLEKGAAVYSSELVLNGIVTQRLEFDRHRLFTDKVKKTRSTIWMRKDGNKFQPVSKSK, encoded by the exons ATGTTTCTTAATGGGCTCTCTCTCTGGGACGCCGATTATGACGCCGCTCCGATGGAGCCCAATCCGCCGCTTCATTCCCGGATTCAAATCCCTCCTCTATCCG ATGAAAAGGCCAAAGGAGGGGGCTATGTTGATGAGTTGCTAGTGCAAGATACTGAGGTTATTGCGGTGGAAGATGTGTTTGATACCGATATGGTGTGTTTGGCTGGTGAAACCCAAGTGGCGGATCTCTGCGGCGAGACGCAGCTGTTGGAGGAGTTTAGCTGCTTTGGGGACATGGAGACGCAGTTGGTGGACTTGGATGATCGAGTTGCGAGTGACAGTGAAGGGGAAGAGGAGTCCGATGCGACTCGAGTTTTGGATGTTGATAAGGATGGATCGGAGGGGGTGTCGGTGAGAAGAGGCGGCGGGCGGTTAGGGGATGAGGGGAGGAATCAGTgtggtggtggttgtgaaGATGGTGAGAAGAGGCTGATGCAGGAGGAGAGTCATTTGGTTGAGGAACCAAGTAATGCAG GGGTCCATGTATCTGTTGAAACACCTGTAGTTGAAGAGTCCCCAGAATTGAAGCCTG GATATGTACGCATGCATTTCACTTCAGTTCGTGCACAATCCCTGCGGGCCTCTGGTCTAGCGGCTCGGAACAAAAGTGGGTCCCGTTCTCTTCCATGCAGTAATCACTCCTTGGAGCAACTTGCTACCACAGGTGGATCGGAAGTCGATCAGGAAAATGATATGGGGCGAAATGATGATAATATTAAAAGTTCAAGGGTTTCCAGTTGGACAGTGAGAGAACTTTTTACTGACAATCCAGATTCTGAAAATGAAGGCGTTTATCATGAGAGTAATGATTTTGAAGGAGAAGACTTGCTTCAGTTCCCTTCTTGTGATTGGGCAGGGTTGAGCTATGCTGATTCTCAAGAACCTGGAGAGCTATCACAGGCTAATGCTTTGAATTTTGTGGATAAGTTTCTCCAAGATAATGCTGAGGATCTTGATAAAGAAGGTGATTGCAGAAAGAGTTCTAAGAAAAATTCCAAATCTGTCCCCAGTGCAAAAGGGCCACAAGCATTGGCAAAAAAAGCCAATGATATAAGCTTAGTTACAGATGCAGGCATTTATGAGTGGGATGATAACCGTGAGGATGAAGGAGGAGGTGAGTTGTTTTGCCGAAAAAGGACAGACTTCTTTGGTGGTGGAAATCATGGGTCGAAATCTCTTCCTCAAGCTCGGAAGGCCAAAAGACTCAGAGCTGAAGAGCTGGATGATAACAAACAAATATCACAGGGAAAGAACAAGAAATTTGGTGTATATCATTCGGATTCCAAATTATTGGTGCAGAATTCAATATCCAGTGAGATGATGGAAAGTGAAGATGAAATGAGACACAAAAGGAATCTCACCAATGAGTTTAACGAAGAGTTCAATATCTGCTCCACTAGAGGACAGTTGGATGCTCATCATAATAAAACCCTGGTGCCTGGAATGCTAAATGTAGGTCTTGATACTCAGATTGCTGCTGAAGCTATGGAAGCCTTATTCAACGGGGAAGGAATACCCAATTGTGAGGCCAATGATGCTAttcatagaaactcgcctgaAGGTTCAATGGGCAAAAAGACGACGAATATAAGTGTGAAGAAACCCCCTCCTCGAAAAAGAGCACACCTTAATGATGCAGGAGCTGCTTCTCGAGAATCCCAACAAGCAAAGAAAACTAGGAGGGGTGATGCCAACTCAATTAGGAAACAAGGATCTAAGAAACAGAATTTACAACATTGTGGTACCTTTGCACCCATTGCACGTCGAACTAGGCAGTCTATTCTGGTAAATCAGCTCAATAAATCTGATAATCCATCAATTGGTTGTGGGGAAGAGTCTAACTATGTGATGGAGGATGTTGCTGGTGTTCAGTTGAGCTTTAAATCTTCAAAACTGGGTAACGATCAGGCTAGCAGGGTTGGAATATCTAAACAAAATCAACATGCAAATGTTAATGCAGTTGGTGACGGTATCCATTTTGATGGGTTAAGCTTTCCTAGAGGACGAAGGTCTCAGCGAAATTTGTCCAGCAAGGTTCATGGACCCGATAACTTAGATGATTCACCAGTGCCATCTCCTCAGCTAGAGAAGTTTGGAGACTATGTCAGTAGGCGCAAGAGGTCACAGGATGCTAGACTCACTACTGTTGATAATGCGTTTAAAAGAGTAACCAGATCTTCCAAATGTGGATCTCTTGTAGAAAAGAATTTGGAAGGATACTTTGCAAAGAAAAACTTTGATGAAGGAGGTTCTGATGATGCTGCCCTTCATTGTAATTCTTCCCATAACGATGGGAAAATGATCTCAGAGAATGTAATCGTGGAGAAGACTGTTAGGGTTCCTGGCAGGTTGAGTAATCCAAGTCCCTCTTCAGTTAGAATGAGGGACAAATCTCCACGTCAGAAAGGTGGCTGCCAACAATCTGATGCAGCATGTGCTACTCCGATTAACCGCAATAATGTGGCTGTCAATGATGTATCTCCTGTTTGTATGGGTAATGAATATTTCAAACAGTCATGCAAGAGGAGCCTATCACGGCCGAGCCTTTTGAAAGAACTGCGCGACTTGAGTCCACTTGAGCATGAACCAACTTCAGCATCAAAGGATTCAAGGAGGAAGAGAGATATGACTAATGTTCGAGTACTATATAGTCGCCACTTGGATAAGGACATAATTAAGCAGCAGAACaag GTTTTGGGCCGACTAGAAGTTTCTGTTGCAACCTCTATGACAGATGCCACACACTTCATAGCAGATCAGTTTGTGCGAACAAGGAATATGCTAGAAGCTATAGCTTCTGGGAAACCGGTGGTGACACATTTATGGCTAGAGAGCTGTGGACAAGCTAACTGTTTCATTGACGAGAAAGATTACATACTAAGGGATActaaaaaggagaaggagTTTGGCTTTAGCATGCCATCTTCATTGGCACGTGCATGCCAATATCCACTTTTAAAG GATCGGAAAGTCTTCATCACCCCAAATACAAAGCCTGGTAAAGAAATAATTTCGAGTCTGGTCAGAGCTGTCAATGGCCAG GCAGTGGAGAGAATTGGCAGATCTGCTTTGAAGGCTGATCAGAGTCCAGATAATCTATTGGTTCTATCTTGCgaagaagattatgaaatttgTGTGCCTCTACTTGAAAAAG GAGCTGCGGTTTACAGCTCAGAGCTGGTATTGAATGGTATTGTCACTCAGAGGCTGGAATTTGATAG ACATCGCCTTTTTACTGATAAAGTAAAGAAAACCCGGTCTACCATATGGATGAGGAAAGATGGCAATAAGTTCCAGCCTGTGTCCAAAAGCAAATAA
- the LOC126791196 gene encoding uncharacterized protein LOC126791196 isoform X2, protein MDCNKEEAIRAKVIAEKKMENKDFAGARKFGVKAQQLYPDLENISQLLMVCEVHCSAQQKLFGTETDWYGILQIDQKADEPTIQKQYKKFALQLHPDKNKFSGADDAFKLVGEAKKVLLDRDKRNMHDMRRKASVSKTNVRYKPPMKTSWNSNVHNFRSNMNTQNQQQQQPTFWTMCPFCHVKYQYYRASALHKSLTCQSCKKPFVAYETNEQVPPTTVNQQAPPPTVNQQAPPPAVNQQAYHGFSKVEMKSQENFTAGKPKPEPFQRSVPKAGGPSGIGSEKGNRKRDRKGDKKGDRKRVVEASESSDSVSSNDSEEDVVVDMDDLQTLYQGIYGDQPRRSSRSKQQVSYKENLSDDDTPISKRGKRSGSLCATDEQNEDASTGEESKMKSQSEPVANGKRGEEKVIEKDSAAFEDLLNVEAKNVEDISESKVKVQEDSTADTISHEKVEEQVYSVPQNDFSDFEDTRTEECFRVGQLWALYDSRNGMPRFYARIKKLHSLEFKVHITWLEPDPDDDKGRKWANANLPISCGKFAQGESDIIEDIGIFSHVICWEKIKNTYKIYPRKGETWAIFKNWDLNWCFGVDSDCKRKFDYEYVEILSEYAEGVGIHVVLLEKVEGFVSVFRQTAQEGKGMFQVPPGEFLRFSHRLPSFKLTGDEGAGVPPGSLELDPASMLFSAKEIEARDKKSSSSQLFSESSDIRKSMMGNEATDCGDPNIFNMEPEHNKANQDHDAHEGSTAEGIEVPDPEFYNFDADKSLEKFEIGQIWALYSDEDGLPKYYGQIKKIDSRRSKLKILIAWLESSSLPDNSVKWHDEDMPIPCGRFEVQRTFQDYDSTMSFSHLIKAVPVSRTVVDILPKKGEVWALYKNWTPDISSSGLATCDYDIVEVCEDNGFQRKVLILRRVAGFNSVFKVEDEGGSPKTMIIPEVELLRFSHSLPSFRLTEEKGGSVRGCWELDPAALPVRFFSQN, encoded by the exons ATGGATTGCAACAAAGAAGAGGCCATTAGGGCCAAGGTGATTGCAGAGAAGAAGATGGAAAACAAGGATTTTGCAGGGGCCCGTAAATTTGGTGTGAAGGCTCAGCAACTTTATCCTGATCTGGAGAACATATCTCAGTTGCTTATGGTGTGTGAAGTGCATTGCTCTGCTCAACAGAAGTTGTTTGGGACTGAGACAGATTGGTATGGCATTCTTCAGATTGATCAGAAAGCAGATGAACCGACTATTCAGAAGCAGTACAAGAAGTTTGCTCTCCAGCTTCACCctgacaaaaacaaattttcCGGTGCAGATGATGCTTTTAAGCTAGTTGGAGAAGCCAAAAAAGTACTTTTGGATCGTGACAAACGTAACATGCATGACATGAGACGCAAGGCTTCTGTTAGTAAAACAAATGTACGGTATAAACCCCCCATGAAGACTAGTTGGAATTCAAATGTTCACAACTTCAGAAGCAACATGAATACCCAGaaccagcagcagcagcagcccaCTTTTTGGACTATGTGCCCATTTTGTCATGTTAAGTACCAGTATTATAGAGCAAGTGCCCTGCACAAATCTCTTACTTGTCAAAGCTGCAAGAAGCCATTCGTCGCATATGAGACAAATGAGCAAGTACCACCAACTACTGTCAATCAGCAGGCACCGCCACCTACCGTCAATCAGCAGGCACCACCACCTGCCGTCAATCAGCAGGCATACCATGGTTTCAGCAAAGTTGAAATGAAATCTCAGGAAAATTTTACTGCTGGAAAACCCAAACCGGAACCTTTTCAAAGAAGTGTTCCAAAGGCAGGTGGCCCTTCTGGCATTGGTTCAGAAAAAGGGAACCGAAAGAGAGACAGAAAGGGAGACAAAAAGGGAGACAGAAAGCGTGTAGTAGAAGCCAGTGAAAGCAGCGATTCTGTAAGCAGCAATGACTCTGAAGAAGATGTGGTTGTTGATATGGATGATCTTCAGACTCTTTACCAAGGAATATACGGGGACCAACCTAGAAGGTCTTCACGGAGTAAGCAGCAGGTATCTTATAAGGAAAATCTAAGTGATGATGACACTCCTATTTCAAAAAGGGGGAAGAGGAGTGGATCCTTGTGTGCTACTGACGAACAAAATGAAGATGCTTCTACAGGGGAGGAATCGAAAATGAAGAGCCAATCTGAACCTGTGGCTAACGGCAAAAGAGGTGAGGAAAAGGTGATAGAGAAAGACAGTGCTGCATTTGAAGATTTGTTGAATGTTGAGGCCAAAAATGTTGAG GATATTTCAGAAAGCAAGGTGAAAGTTCAGGAGGATTCTACAGCAGATACAATCTCCCATGAGAAAGTAGAAGAGCAAGTTTATTCTGTTCCCCAAAATGACTTCAGTGACTTTGAGGATACCCGGACAGAAGAATGTTTTAGAGTTGGGCAGCTCTGGGCTCTTTATGATAGTCGAAATGGGATGCCAAGATTTTACGCCAGGATTAAGAAACTGCACTCTCTTGAGTTCAAAGTGCACATAACTTGGCTAGAGCCGGACCCTGATGACGATAAAGGAAGAAAATGGGCAAATGCGAATTTGCCAATTTCTTGTGGTAAATTTGCACAAGGTGAGTCTGACATTATAGAAGACATTGGGATATTCTCTCATGTGATATGTTGGGAGAAGATTAAAAATACTTACAAGATATATCCAAGAAAGGGGGAGACATGGGCTATTTTTAAGAACTGGGATTTAAATTGGTGCTTTGGTGTGGATTCTGATTGTAAGCGTAAGTTTGATTATGAGTATGTGGAAATTTTATCAGAGTATGCTGAGGGTGTTGGAATACATGTTGTGCTGTTGGAGAAGGTGGAAGGCTTTGTGAGTGTTTTTCGTCAAACGGCACAAGAAGGGAAAGGCATGTTCCAAGTTCCACCAGGTGAGTTTTTGAGGTTCTCTCACAGACTTCCATCCTTTAAATTGACTGGTGATGAAGGAGCAGGTGTGCCACCAGGATCTCTTGAGCTTGATCCCGCCTCTATGCTCTTTAGTGCCAAGGAGATTGAAGCAAGAGACAAGAAAAGTAGTAGCAGCCAGTTATTTTCTGAATCATCAGATATAAGGAAATCTATGATGGGGAATGAAGCTACAGACTGTGGTGATCCGAACATCTTCAATATGGAGCCTGAACACAATAAAGCAAATCAAGATCATGATGCTCATGAAGGGTCAACTGCAGAAGGTATTGAAGTTCCGGACCCTGAATTTTACAACTTCGATGCTGATAAATCCCTTGAAAAATTTGAGATTGGTCAGATATGGGCATTGTATAGTGATGAAGATGGCTTGCCCAAATACTATGGACAGATAAAAAAGATTGATTCTAGGAGATCTAAACTGAAGATTTTGATTGCATGGCTTGAATCCAGCTCACTACCCGACAATTCAGTGAAGTGGCATGATGAAGATATGCCTATTCCTTGTGGGAGATTTGAGGTTCAGAGGACATTCCAAGATTATGATTCTACCATGTCCTTTTCACATCTAATCAAAGCAGTTCCAGTTAGTAGAACTGTAGTTGATATCCTGCCCAAAAAGGGTGAGGTTTGGGCATTATATAAGAACTGGACCCCTGATATTTCAAGTTCTGGCTTGGCAACCTGTGACTATGATATAGTTGAAGTCTGTGAGGATAATGGTTTTCAAAGAAAGGTACTGATTTTACGGCGTGTGGCTGGCTTCAACTCAGTTTTTAAAGTTGAAGATGAAGGAGGATCACCTAAAACTATGATAATCCCCGAGGTTGAGCTTCTCAGATTTTCTCATAGCCTTCCTTCTTTCCGGCTAACAGAAGAGAAAGGTGGCAGCGTTAGAGGCTGCTGGGAACTTGATCCTGCTGCTTTACCTGTCCGATTCTTTAGTCAGAATTGA
- the LOC126791196 gene encoding uncharacterized protein LOC126791196 isoform X1 — MDCNKEEAIRAKVIAEKKMENKDFAGARKFGVKAQQLYPDLENISQLLMVCEVHCSAQQKLFGTETDWYGILQIDQKADEPTIQKQYKKFALQLHPDKNKFSGADDAFKLVGEAKKVLLDRDKRNMHDMRRKASVSKTNVRYKPPMKTSWNSNVHNFRSNMNTQNQQQQQPTFWTMCPFCHVKYQYYRASALHKSLTCQSCKKPFVAYETNEQVPPTTVNQQAPPPTVNQQAPPPAVNQQAYHGFSKVEMKSQENFTAGKPKPEPFQRSVPKAGGPSGIGSEKGNRKRDRKGDKKGDRKRVVEASESSDSVSSNDSEEDVVVDMDDLQTLYQGIYGDQPRRSSRSKQQVSYKENLSDDDTPISKRGKRSGSLCATDEQNEDASTGEESKMKSQSEPVANGKRGEEKVIEKDSAAFEDLLNVEAKNVEAKNVEAKNVEDISESKVKVQEDSTADTISHEKVEEQVYSVPQNDFSDFEDTRTEECFRVGQLWALYDSRNGMPRFYARIKKLHSLEFKVHITWLEPDPDDDKGRKWANANLPISCGKFAQGESDIIEDIGIFSHVICWEKIKNTYKIYPRKGETWAIFKNWDLNWCFGVDSDCKRKFDYEYVEILSEYAEGVGIHVVLLEKVEGFVSVFRQTAQEGKGMFQVPPGEFLRFSHRLPSFKLTGDEGAGVPPGSLELDPASMLFSAKEIEARDKKSSSSQLFSESSDIRKSMMGNEATDCGDPNIFNMEPEHNKANQDHDAHEGSTAEGIEVPDPEFYNFDADKSLEKFEIGQIWALYSDEDGLPKYYGQIKKIDSRRSKLKILIAWLESSSLPDNSVKWHDEDMPIPCGRFEVQRTFQDYDSTMSFSHLIKAVPVSRTVVDILPKKGEVWALYKNWTPDISSSGLATCDYDIVEVCEDNGFQRKVLILRRVAGFNSVFKVEDEGGSPKTMIIPEVELLRFSHSLPSFRLTEEKGGSVRGCWELDPAALPVRFFSQN, encoded by the coding sequence ATGGATTGCAACAAAGAAGAGGCCATTAGGGCCAAGGTGATTGCAGAGAAGAAGATGGAAAACAAGGATTTTGCAGGGGCCCGTAAATTTGGTGTGAAGGCTCAGCAACTTTATCCTGATCTGGAGAACATATCTCAGTTGCTTATGGTGTGTGAAGTGCATTGCTCTGCTCAACAGAAGTTGTTTGGGACTGAGACAGATTGGTATGGCATTCTTCAGATTGATCAGAAAGCAGATGAACCGACTATTCAGAAGCAGTACAAGAAGTTTGCTCTCCAGCTTCACCctgacaaaaacaaattttcCGGTGCAGATGATGCTTTTAAGCTAGTTGGAGAAGCCAAAAAAGTACTTTTGGATCGTGACAAACGTAACATGCATGACATGAGACGCAAGGCTTCTGTTAGTAAAACAAATGTACGGTATAAACCCCCCATGAAGACTAGTTGGAATTCAAATGTTCACAACTTCAGAAGCAACATGAATACCCAGaaccagcagcagcagcagcccaCTTTTTGGACTATGTGCCCATTTTGTCATGTTAAGTACCAGTATTATAGAGCAAGTGCCCTGCACAAATCTCTTACTTGTCAAAGCTGCAAGAAGCCATTCGTCGCATATGAGACAAATGAGCAAGTACCACCAACTACTGTCAATCAGCAGGCACCGCCACCTACCGTCAATCAGCAGGCACCACCACCTGCCGTCAATCAGCAGGCATACCATGGTTTCAGCAAAGTTGAAATGAAATCTCAGGAAAATTTTACTGCTGGAAAACCCAAACCGGAACCTTTTCAAAGAAGTGTTCCAAAGGCAGGTGGCCCTTCTGGCATTGGTTCAGAAAAAGGGAACCGAAAGAGAGACAGAAAGGGAGACAAAAAGGGAGACAGAAAGCGTGTAGTAGAAGCCAGTGAAAGCAGCGATTCTGTAAGCAGCAATGACTCTGAAGAAGATGTGGTTGTTGATATGGATGATCTTCAGACTCTTTACCAAGGAATATACGGGGACCAACCTAGAAGGTCTTCACGGAGTAAGCAGCAGGTATCTTATAAGGAAAATCTAAGTGATGATGACACTCCTATTTCAAAAAGGGGGAAGAGGAGTGGATCCTTGTGTGCTACTGACGAACAAAATGAAGATGCTTCTACAGGGGAGGAATCGAAAATGAAGAGCCAATCTGAACCTGTGGCTAACGGCAAAAGAGGTGAGGAAAAGGTGATAGAGAAAGACAGTGCTGCATTTGAAGATTTGTTGAATGTTGAGGCCAAAAATGTTGAGGCCAAAAATGTTGAGGCCAAAAATGTTGAGGATATTTCAGAAAGCAAGGTGAAAGTTCAGGAGGATTCTACAGCAGATACAATCTCCCATGAGAAAGTAGAAGAGCAAGTTTATTCTGTTCCCCAAAATGACTTCAGTGACTTTGAGGATACCCGGACAGAAGAATGTTTTAGAGTTGGGCAGCTCTGGGCTCTTTATGATAGTCGAAATGGGATGCCAAGATTTTACGCCAGGATTAAGAAACTGCACTCTCTTGAGTTCAAAGTGCACATAACTTGGCTAGAGCCGGACCCTGATGACGATAAAGGAAGAAAATGGGCAAATGCGAATTTGCCAATTTCTTGTGGTAAATTTGCACAAGGTGAGTCTGACATTATAGAAGACATTGGGATATTCTCTCATGTGATATGTTGGGAGAAGATTAAAAATACTTACAAGATATATCCAAGAAAGGGGGAGACATGGGCTATTTTTAAGAACTGGGATTTAAATTGGTGCTTTGGTGTGGATTCTGATTGTAAGCGTAAGTTTGATTATGAGTATGTGGAAATTTTATCAGAGTATGCTGAGGGTGTTGGAATACATGTTGTGCTGTTGGAGAAGGTGGAAGGCTTTGTGAGTGTTTTTCGTCAAACGGCACAAGAAGGGAAAGGCATGTTCCAAGTTCCACCAGGTGAGTTTTTGAGGTTCTCTCACAGACTTCCATCCTTTAAATTGACTGGTGATGAAGGAGCAGGTGTGCCACCAGGATCTCTTGAGCTTGATCCCGCCTCTATGCTCTTTAGTGCCAAGGAGATTGAAGCAAGAGACAAGAAAAGTAGTAGCAGCCAGTTATTTTCTGAATCATCAGATATAAGGAAATCTATGATGGGGAATGAAGCTACAGACTGTGGTGATCCGAACATCTTCAATATGGAGCCTGAACACAATAAAGCAAATCAAGATCATGATGCTCATGAAGGGTCAACTGCAGAAGGTATTGAAGTTCCGGACCCTGAATTTTACAACTTCGATGCTGATAAATCCCTTGAAAAATTTGAGATTGGTCAGATATGGGCATTGTATAGTGATGAAGATGGCTTGCCCAAATACTATGGACAGATAAAAAAGATTGATTCTAGGAGATCTAAACTGAAGATTTTGATTGCATGGCTTGAATCCAGCTCACTACCCGACAATTCAGTGAAGTGGCATGATGAAGATATGCCTATTCCTTGTGGGAGATTTGAGGTTCAGAGGACATTCCAAGATTATGATTCTACCATGTCCTTTTCACATCTAATCAAAGCAGTTCCAGTTAGTAGAACTGTAGTTGATATCCTGCCCAAAAAGGGTGAGGTTTGGGCATTATATAAGAACTGGACCCCTGATATTTCAAGTTCTGGCTTGGCAACCTGTGACTATGATATAGTTGAAGTCTGTGAGGATAATGGTTTTCAAAGAAAGGTACTGATTTTACGGCGTGTGGCTGGCTTCAACTCAGTTTTTAAAGTTGAAGATGAAGGAGGATCACCTAAAACTATGATAATCCCCGAGGTTGAGCTTCTCAGATTTTCTCATAGCCTTCCTTCTTTCCGGCTAACAGAAGAGAAAGGTGGCAGCGTTAGAGGCTGCTGGGAACTTGATCCTGCTGCTTTACCTGTCCGATTCTTTAGTCAGAATTGA